One part of the Solanum dulcamara chromosome 8, daSolDulc1.2, whole genome shotgun sequence genome encodes these proteins:
- the LOC129898556 gene encoding uncharacterized protein LOC129898556 isoform X1, which produces MSISGFCGHVSPFDAVVKSPYFSKFFMSIDTVHKADNGYSENVHGLSEDQLAARQVEVIDIASAATDYWSYIVGRNNVDLSNFQSARCGRGPLLEGWQDHCSPVMTAYKLVTVDAPYWGFGSRLEQALMAGEGSLFLESHRNCFAWIDEWFGLTVEVLRELERQSDYSLNMSLGRPCSAESWMIQEESPFEGEKSIA; this is translated from the exons ATGTCGATCAG TGGTTTCTGTGGACATGTATCACCATTTGATGCAGTTGTTAAG TCAccatatttttctaagttcttTATGAGCATTGACACCGTCCACAAAGCTGACAACGGATACTCTGAGAAT GTGCATGGCCTGAGCGAGGACCAACTGGCAGCTAGGCAGGTGGAAGTTATTGATATTGCTTCAGCTGCCACTGATTATTGGAGTTACATAGTTGGAAGAAACAATGTTGATTTATCTAATTTCCAATCAGCAAGATGCGGTCGTGGACCACTCTTGGAAGGCTGGCAG GACCATTGTAGTCCCGTTATGACAGCATACAAACTGGTGACTGTAGATGCTCCATACTGGGGGTTTGGGAGCAGATTGGAACAGGCTTTGATGGCG GGGGAAGGGTCACTTTTCCTAGAAAGTCATCGTAATTGCTTCGCCTGGATTGATGAATGGTTTGGGTTGACAGTGGAGGTGTTGCGTGAGCTGGAGAGACAAAGTGATTATTCATTGAATATG TCACTCGGCCGGCCTTGCTCGGCCGAGAGTTGGATGATACAAGAGGAATCTCCATTTGAAGGGGAAAAGTCGATTGCATGA
- the LOC129898556 gene encoding uncharacterized protein LOC129898556 isoform X2 codes for MSISGFCGHVSPFDAVVKSPYFSKFFMSIDTVHKADNGYSENVHGLSEDQLAARQVEVIDIASAATDYWSYIVGRNNVDLSNFQSARCGRGPLLEGWQDHCSPVMTAYKLVTVDAPYWGFGSRLEQALMAGEGSLFLESHRNCFAWIDEWFGLTVEVLRELERQSDYSLNMR; via the exons ATGTCGATCAG TGGTTTCTGTGGACATGTATCACCATTTGATGCAGTTGTTAAG TCAccatatttttctaagttcttTATGAGCATTGACACCGTCCACAAAGCTGACAACGGATACTCTGAGAAT GTGCATGGCCTGAGCGAGGACCAACTGGCAGCTAGGCAGGTGGAAGTTATTGATATTGCTTCAGCTGCCACTGATTATTGGAGTTACATAGTTGGAAGAAACAATGTTGATTTATCTAATTTCCAATCAGCAAGATGCGGTCGTGGACCACTCTTGGAAGGCTGGCAG GACCATTGTAGTCCCGTTATGACAGCATACAAACTGGTGACTGTAGATGCTCCATACTGGGGGTTTGGGAGCAGATTGGAACAGGCTTTGATGGCG GGGGAAGGGTCACTTTTCCTAGAAAGTCATCGTAATTGCTTCGCCTGGATTGATGAATGGTTTGGGTTGACAGTGGAGGTGTTGCGTGAGCTGGAGAGACAAAGTGATTATTCATTGAATATG AGGTGA